The following proteins come from a genomic window of Lycium ferocissimum isolate CSIRO_LF1 chromosome 4, AGI_CSIRO_Lferr_CH_V1, whole genome shotgun sequence:
- the LOC132051660 gene encoding probable carboxylesterase 120 → MANSRFARPIFDNPFLKIEEKKGDTVKRNSESLRQANCDPKGTSLVVTRDVDLDTSKNTWLRLYVPRRLTKATNPKKLPLIVYYHGGGFVYFHANTFIFDVFCQALAERVGAMVISLEYRLAPENRLPAAYDDAMDGLQWIKSTKDEWVSNYADLKNVFLCGTSSGGNLAYNAGLRAAAIAKELEPLKIKGLILHHPYFSGKNRTESEEKLKDDQLLPLHAIDKMFDLCLPKGVDHDHEYCNPCANGGSKHLDDIKELGWKVLVSGASEDPLVDAARNCVRLMEEKGIRVFKFFRDGYHAMEVFDQSMAQALYDATKDFLYAATRI, encoded by the exons ATGGCTAACAGCAGATTTGCTCGTCCAATTTTTGACAACCCCTTTCTtaagattgaagaaaaaaaaggtgacaCAGTAAAACGTAACTCTGAATCCCTTAGACAAGCCAATTGTGATCCCAAAGGCACTTCGTTAGTCGTAACCAGGGACGTAGATCTCGACACCAGTAAAAATACCTGGCTTCGACTTTACGTGCCTAGACGACTAACAAAAGCTACTAATCCTAAGAAATTACCGCTCATTGTGTACTATCATGGTGGTGGCTTTGtttatttccatgccaatacgTTTATTTTCGACGTTTTTTGTCAAGCACTAGCTGAAAGAGTTGGTGCTATGGTAATATCACTCGAATATCGTCTTGCCCCTGAAAATCGCCTTCCTGCAGCTTATGATGATGCCATGGATGGGTTACAATGGATTAAGTCCACTAAGGATGAATGGGTCAGTAACTATGCTGATTTGAAAAACGTTTTTCTCTGTGGAACTAGCTCTGGAGGCAATTTGGCTTACAATGCAG GTCTACGTGCCGCAGCTATAGCTAAAGAGCTAGAGCCTTTGAAGATCAAAGGGTTGATTTTGCATCATCCATATTTCAGTGGGAAAAACAGGACAGAATCAGAAGAAAAGCTGAAAGATGATCAACTACTTCCACTTCATGCTATTGACAAGATGTTTGACTTGTGTTTGCCAAAAGGCGTTGATCATGATCATGAATATTGTAACCCTTGTGCTAATGGAGGGTCAAAACATTTAGATGATATAAAGGAATTAGGATGGAAGGTTTTGGTTAGTGGTGCATCTGAAGATCCTTTAGTTGATGCTGCTCGTAATTGTGTTAGGTTGATGGAAGAGAAAGGTATAAGAGTATTCAAGTTCTTTAGAGATGGTTACCATGCTATGGAAGTGTTTGATCAATCAATGGCCCAGGCTTTATATGATGCTACCAAAGATTTCTTATATGCTGCTACtagaatttaa